CTTGCACCGATTGAGGTACTGCCAACCTTCACTGCTTGCGTCGGCAAACCAGCATCATCGAAGTCCCTCTGCGTAACGCTCGCCAAGAGGCACGTCGGTGCTGTCACTGTCACCTCCAGCACCACAGACGGCTGGCGCTGCGTAAACTCACCCTGCACCTTCACCGTACCCCAGTCGCTCGTCAGTGGTGCCACACAACCGCCTTGGAAGTACAGCGGTAAGTCCTCCAGCGCCATCCACAACTTGCCCCccgccgtctcctccatGGCGAACACGAGATCGCTCACCTCGTCCACCCACGACTTTCCGGCGCGGCGCCAAAGGTCAAGCCACCACTCCGCCGACCTCTTCTTCTCGGCCGTCTGACGCAGACGCGCGACGCACTGCCCATCGCCGAGCGTCTCAAGCCCTAGCACCACGGTGGCGACATTAGGGTCGAGTCCGATATCCTCGTACAGCACCACCAGCCGATCACCTATCTCCTGTGTGCGGGCGGTGCCGCGAAAGTAGGGTTGCAGCCAACACACCAAGCTCGGCATGTCCGTCGGTcgttgccgcagcagcctctTCATGAGCGCGAAGAAACGAGCTGCCTTGACGGTAGAGTCCCGCAAGTCCTCGTGTGCTGGCCAGATCTCGCGCAGCACTTCGCAAGGCCCTCCGGTGAACGCGCGGACGAAGTATTCCAGCGGCACCTCCAGCATTGCAGCGTAGGAGCCGAGCGACTTTGCGcacgccttctccagcaaAGGCAGCCACAGCACCTGCAGGTCGTCAGCACAGTGGCTGAACTCGGGGCACTGTGCAGACGCAGGAAGGAACTCGTCCAAGACACAGAGCCGCCACCAGCCCCCTGTGCACAGCCTCACGTGATAGGCCCCGACAGCCCGGTCGCGCTTGCCCTCCTGTGCCCCCTGCGGGTGAAtgaagaggcggcgcagcgcctgcggcCAGAGGCACGTAAGCCCGATTGCGACAGAGAGCAGCAGGTGGTTGGGGAGCAGGTGCCCAGAGCGCAAACCGTCGGGGTGAAGGATGGGGCCGCGAAAGAGACGCACCTCGCGACGGACGCCGTCGTCCCCGGGGAGGTAGCTCGCAGGCAGGCGCCAGTGCAGAGGAGGTATATAAAAGCTGTCCTGGCCGTCGCGGTAGAGGGAGGCGTGGCTGGGGAAGAAATGCAGGTCGACATACCGAATCTGCTTCGCCACGCATCGGGCGACGAGGTGCGTCGTCGACACGCTACGGCGGTCCGGCAACGCGACATCCGGGCACGAGGTGGCGAGAACGCTCCAGTactgctgcggctctgcGCACAGTGCCTGATCCTCTTGGGTCGTCGCTGGACGCCTCGGAAGCAGCGTCGCCTTGCAGAGGTTCTCAAAGCCCACCACGCTGCCCGTGAGCAGCACCTTGGTCTCCTCCGGCCCCAGTTCCATCGacagctcctgctgcgccccTTTGCCGTCTGCCGTTACGGAGTGTCCTGGCGTCACCGTCGACCCGGCCGCAATGCGGTATCTCACGTGCACCGTGTAGTATCGAGTGTCGTTGTAGAAGGCCCAGCCGCCCCCGTCCGTCATGATGCGGTACGCCACCCCCTCATCAATCACGGAGGAGACTGTGCCCGCCACAGAAGGTCCGCAGTACCGGAAGACC
This window of the Leishmania donovani BPK282A1 complete genome, chromosome 31 genome carries:
- a CDS encoding calpain-like cysteine peptidase, putative, whose product is MSSAQDEFDETTIHPDSLPVPATWRQKTSVFRYCGPSVAGTVSSVIDEGVAYRIMTDGGGWAFYNDTRYYTVHVRYRIAAGSTVTPGHSVTADGKGAQQELSMELGPEETKVLLTGSVVGFENLCKATLLPRRPATTQEDQALCAEPQQYWSVLATSCPDVALPDRRSVSTTHLVARCVAKQIRYVDLHFFPSHASLYRDGQDSFYIPPLHWRLPASYLPGDDGVRREVRLFRGPILHPDGLRSGHLLPNHLLLSVAIGLTCLWPQALRRLFIHPQGAQEGKRDRAVGAYHVRLCTGGWWRLCVLDEFLPASAQCPEFSHCADDLQVLWLPLLEKACAKSLGSYAAMLEVPLEYFVRAFTGGPCEVLREIWPAHEDLRDSTVKAARFFALMKRLLRQRPTDMPSLVCWLQPYFRGTARTQEIGDRLVVLYEDIGLDPNVATVVLGLETLGDGQCVARLRQTAEKKRSAEWWLDLWRRAGKSWVDEVSDLVFAMEETAGGKLWMALEDLPLYFQGGCVAPLTSDWGTVKVQGEFTQRQPSVVLEVTVTAPTCLLASVTQRDFDDAGLPTQAVKVGSTSIGASQTLAGLSCLLYSKGSGGSTHFCGSSGDTPDVFEVAQYPHFAYEREVTAGHLLDPRQGPYYVAPFVHSISSDVAYTITAQLIGAESVSSATSLVARESSTATVRFMTAKPGTALFQNLTQPILLESSMEVSATAMHYQSHSPRQLRMHCGSGVAVDLVLSGCDVPPPITAAGTE